One Methanococcus aeolicus Nankai-3 DNA segment encodes these proteins:
- a CDS encoding energy-coupling factor ABC transporter permease — protein sequence MHIMEGFLPPMWCGIWYLISGVFVAHGIIRLNKIFKENPESKPLIAVAGAFMFVLSSLKLPSVTGSCSHPCGNGLGAVLFGPSVTAVLATIVLLFQATLLAHGGLTTLGANIFSMGIMGPIAGWLVFKSLKGKMNSTWVVMLAAIFADWVTYITTAVQLTIAYPGADPMNTLSIFLGIFAVTQIPLAIAEGLLTALLWDKIKELRPDILLKLGAIDESEVPNYATSKGGVE from the coding sequence TTGCACATTATGGAAGGATTCCTACCGCCCATGTGGTGTGGAATTTGGTACTTAATATCTGGTGTCTTTGTGGCGCACGGTATTATACGATTGAATAAAATATTTAAGGAAAATCCTGAATCAAAACCATTGATAGCAGTTGCAGGAGCATTTATGTTTGTATTGAGCTCATTAAAATTACCATCAGTTACAGGGAGTTGTTCGCACCCTTGCGGTAATGGATTGGGTGCAGTATTGTTTGGTCCATCTGTTACAGCAGTATTGGCAACTATTGTATTGTTATTCCAAGCTACGCTATTAGCACATGGTGGACTAACCACCTTGGGGGCAAATATATTTTCTATGGGAATTATGGGCCCAATTGCAGGATGGTTAGTATTTAAATCTTTGAAAGGAAAAATGAACTCAACTTGGGTTGTAATGTTAGCCGCAATTTTTGCAGATTGGGTTACCTACATCACAACAGCAGTCCAACTTACAATAGCATATCCGGGAGCTGACCCCATGAATACGCTATCTATATTCTTAGGAATATTTGCGGTTACACAAATACCACTTGCAATAGCAGAAGGTTTATTAACGGCATTATTATGGGACAAAATTAAAGAGTTAAGACCCGATATATTATTAAAATTGGGAGCGATAGATGAAAGCGAGGTTCCTAATTATGCAACATCAAAAGGGGGTGTTGAATAA
- a CDS encoding M24 family metallopeptidase, translating into MAIHKIKEFMIYLIRNDIKKAIILKKENINYFLEKCPPTYSYLIFDVERDKIILKVPEMEYQSAIFHSTKYISVEVIDKLEEDFRYCNAVEDSFPVKYLKYIDKDYKIISDKLNEMKSIKNPDEIELIKKAAKISDKAIEFATDYILNSKEPITENQLAGEIEYIMKKEGSAKPSFDTIAISDKKTAQPHGAPSNNEIKNILLMDIGATVEGYCSDITRTVILNQEYKKYEKYVKIYNIVNNAKKEAENNLKAGVSVKELDKIARKEMGEYNKYFTHSLGHGVGTEIHERPALSQKLKEDIILKENMVITIEPAIYLDNFGVRIEDLYVVKKNGFKKLSNARILEY; encoded by the coding sequence ATGGCAATACACAAAATAAAAGAATTTATGATATATTTAATACGAAATGACATAAAAAAGGCTATTATTCTAAAAAAAGAAAATATTAATTATTTTTTAGAGAAATGCCCTCCAACATATTCTTATTTAATTTTTGATGTTGAACGAGATAAAATAATTTTAAAAGTTCCAGAAATGGAATATCAAAGTGCAATATTTCATTCTACAAAATATATTTCTGTTGAAGTAATTGATAAATTAGAGGAGGATTTTAGATATTGTAATGCTGTGGAAGATTCATTTCCTGTAAAATATTTAAAATACATTGATAAAGATTATAAAATCATATCCGACAAATTAAATGAAATGAAATCCATAAAAAATCCAGATGAAATTGAATTAATTAAAAAAGCTGCAAAAATAAGCGATAAAGCTATTGAATTCGCAACAGATTATATTTTAAACTCCAAAGAACCAATTACGGAAAATCAATTGGCGGGAGAAATTGAATATATTATGAAAAAAGAGGGAAGTGCAAAACCCTCATTTGATACAATTGCCATATCTGATAAAAAAACGGCACAACCACATGGAGCTCCATCAAATAACGAAATAAAAAATATATTATTAATGGATATTGGGGCTACTGTGGAAGGATATTGTTCCGACATTACAAGAACAGTTATTTTAAATCAAGAGTATAAAAAATACGAAAAATATGTTAAGATATATAATATCGTAAATAATGCTAAAAAAGAAGCCGAAAATAACCTTAAAGCAGGGGTTTCGGTTAAGGAATTAGATAAAATAGCACGGAAAGAGATGGGAGAATATAATAAATATTTCACTCACTCATTAGGGCATGGAGTTGGAACAGAAATCCACGAACGCCCAGCATTGTCCCAAAAATTGAAAGAAGATATTATATTAAAGGAAAATATGGTAATTACGATAGAACCTGCCATATATTTAGATAATTTTGGAGTAAGAATTGAAGATTTATATGTTGTTAAAAAAAATGGGTTTAAAAAATTAAGTAATGCAAGAATTTTAGAATATTAA
- a CDS encoding GTP-binding protein: MKISIVAGTPGAGKTSVMIHTIKNLINAGHKPAVVKIDCLYTDDDVRYGKLKIPTLIGLSKDMCPDHFAIYNTEEMVEWAKNQDEEIDTLIIETAGLCHRCAPYTKNTLGICIIDATSGPNTPRKVGPFLTSADVVAITKGDIISQAEREVFRERVLEMNPNCRIYDVNGLSGQGCGEIAEEIKETTPLISLDNEELRHNAPLCICTLCVGETKVSKKHHRGVLRKIDGFTKYTGE, encoded by the coding sequence ATGAAAATAAGTATAGTAGCAGGAACACCGGGAGCAGGAAAAACATCTGTAATGATACACACCATTAAAAACCTTATAAATGCAGGACATAAACCCGCTGTGGTTAAAATAGATTGTTTATATACCGATGATGATGTAAGATATGGAAAATTGAAAATTCCAACATTAATCGGATTAAGTAAAGATATGTGTCCAGACCATTTTGCAATATACAACACCGAGGAAATGGTGGAATGGGCAAAAAATCAGGATGAAGAAATAGATACATTAATAATTGAAACAGCTGGATTATGTCATAGATGTGCTCCATATACTAAAAATACGCTGGGAATTTGTATTATAGATGCTACTTCTGGTCCAAATACTCCAAGAAAAGTAGGTCCATTTTTAACCAGTGCAGATGTCGTAGCAATTACAAAGGGAGACATAATATCACAGGCAGAACGGGAAGTATTCAGAGAAAGAGTATTGGAAATGAATCCAAATTGTAGAATTTATGATGTAAATGGTTTAAGCGGTCAAGGATGCGGTGAAATAGCAGAGGAAATAAAAGAAACTACACCACTTATAAGTTTAGATAATGAGGAGCTCCGACATAATGCACCATTATGTATTTGCACATTATGCGTTGGAGAAACAAAAGTTTCAAAGAAACACCACAGAGGAGTATTAAGGAAAATAGACGGATTTACAAAATATACAGGGGAATAA
- a CDS encoding energy-coupling factor ABC transporter substrate-binding protein → MEGKHILMILGVIILTVAPLVMFNGLGEDDGYFGGADGQAGEAIVELTGQSEDQIVWFHSIWEPPSGEIESLLFALQAAIGAIIIGYFLGYSKARKEYIN, encoded by the coding sequence ATGGAAGGAAAACATATATTGATGATATTAGGAGTAATTATTTTAACAGTAGCACCTCTTGTAATGTTTAACGGACTTGGAGAAGACGATGGTTATTTTGGAGGAGCAGACGGCCAGGCAGGAGAGGCAATTGTGGAACTCACAGGACAGAGTGAAGACCAAATAGTATGGTTCCATTCAATATGGGAGCCACCAAGTGGAGAAATTGAAAGTTTATTATTTGCATTACAAGCTGCAATTGGTGCTATAATAATTGGATATTTCTTAGGATACAGCAAAGCTAGAAAAGAATATATCAACTAA
- the aroA gene encoding 3-phosphoshikimate 1-carboxyvinyltransferase yields the protein MIIIEKTEQIKGTINAPPSKSYTHRAVICASLADGTSEIISPLNSADCLSSVHGAMMLGAEIDATDKNKWVVVGNNNSPKTPNNVVDIGNSGTTLRILTGIASQIPEGYAILTGDSSIITRPMQPLLDALNQLGIRAFSSKTDGTAPIIVEHGEIKNNVVKIRGDMSSQFITSLMMTMPFSKMDSTIELTTPLKSAPYLDITIDVLDKFGVKIEKVKNKNKLTKFIIKGNQKYKPYSYTVEGDCSSASYFIAAGVLMNSDITINNIFKNSKQGDREIVNIVKKMGAPIIEEEDKIIIKGPYKLKGIDIDVKDTPDLVPTIAILGCFAEGTTTIYNGEHVRLKECDRLMACAKELTKMGAKITEKPDGLIIEGVGKLNGAEMETYHDHRLVMAFTVAGMMAEGKTIIKGEDAVKISFPNFVEAIKSIGANITIK from the coding sequence GTGATAATAATAGAAAAAACAGAACAAATAAAGGGAACTATAAATGCCCCTCCTTCAAAATCTTACACCCACAGGGCAGTAATTTGTGCCTCACTGGCAGACGGAACCTCTGAAATAATTAGTCCTTTAAATAGTGCTGACTGTCTTTCGTCTGTTCATGGTGCTATGATGCTTGGGGCCGAAATTGATGCAACGGATAAAAATAAATGGGTTGTGGTGGGAAATAATAACAGCCCTAAAACTCCAAATAATGTTGTAGATATTGGAAACAGCGGAACAACTCTAAGGATTTTAACAGGAATAGCCTCCCAAATACCAGAAGGATATGCCATATTAACAGGAGATAGCTCTATTATAACCAGACCAATGCAACCGCTACTTGATGCTTTAAATCAATTAGGTATTAGAGCTTTTTCATCTAAAACAGACGGAACCGCCCCGATTATTGTAGAACATGGCGAAATAAAAAATAATGTTGTAAAAATAAGAGGGGATATGAGCTCCCAATTTATTACCTCATTAATGATGACGATGCCATTTTCAAAAATGGATTCTACCATTGAATTAACTACTCCTTTAAAATCAGCACCTTATTTAGATATTACAATTGATGTATTGGATAAATTTGGAGTAAAAATAGAAAAAGTGAAAAATAAAAATAAATTAACCAAATTTATCATTAAAGGAAATCAAAAATATAAACCATACTCCTATACTGTGGAGGGCGATTGTTCTTCGGCATCATACTTTATAGCAGCAGGAGTGCTTATGAATTCCGATATTACAATAAATAATATATTCAAAAACTCAAAACAGGGTGATAGAGAAATAGTAAATATTGTTAAAAAAATGGGAGCTCCCATAATAGAGGAAGAGGATAAAATAATAATTAAAGGACCATATAAATTAAAAGGTATAGATATAGATGTAAAGGATACTCCTGATCTAGTGCCTACAATTGCTATATTGGGCTGTTTTGCGGAAGGAACAACAACAATATATAACGGCGAACATGTTAGATTAAAAGAATGCGATAGATTAATGGCTTGTGCAAAGGAATTAACTAAAATGGGAGCAAAAATAACAGAAAAACCAGACGGTTTAATTATTGAAGGAGTTGGAAAATTAAATGGGGCAGAAATGGAGACATACCACGACCATAGGCTTGTTATGGCTTTCACGGTGGCTGGAATGATGGCAGAGGGAAAAACAATAATTAAAGGAGAGGATGCTGTTAAAATATCATTCCCTAATTTTGTGGAAGCAATTAAATCAATTGGGGCAAATATTACTATTAAATAA
- a CDS encoding TIGR00153 family protein, translating to MFVFERKPEKEVINLLTRHISNSIDAINILIKYIDDKSNNSPINEIIKLEKRGDEIRTEIIVNLYEAFLPSMKRELHHSVEILNDVLDNIKHGVLLYDLMTFELDEFINEKCKLILNISLNMLKSLNTLVGVFENGGEFKEHIRNIKLSEEEIDTIQHDIYKYMVNMEIKSFWTGKLLSDFVDRIAEISNCIENVSDEFQIIFISNW from the coding sequence ATGTTTGTATTTGAACGAAAACCTGAAAAAGAAGTTATAAATCTTTTGACTCGACACATTTCTAACTCAATAGATGCTATTAATATATTAATTAAATATATTGACGATAAAAGCAATAATAGTCCCATAAATGAAATTATTAAGCTTGAAAAGAGAGGGGACGAAATAAGAACAGAAATAATAGTAAATCTATATGAAGCATTTTTGCCAAGTATGAAAAGGGAGCTCCACCACTCCGTGGAAATTTTAAATGATGTTCTTGACAATATCAAACATGGAGTATTATTATATGATTTAATGACTTTTGAGCTGGACGAATTTATTAATGAAAAATGTAAATTAATATTAAATATTTCATTAAATATGCTTAAATCATTAAATACTTTGGTGGGAGTATTTGAAAATGGCGGAGAATTTAAAGAGCATATTAGAAATATAAAATTAAGTGAAGAAGAAATTGATACAATTCAGCATGATATTTATAAATACATGGTAAATATGGAAATAAAATCTTTTTGGACGGGGAAATTATTAAGTGATTTTGTAGACCGGATTGCAGAAATTAGTAATTGTATTGAAAATGTATCTGACGAGTTCCAAATCATATTTATAAGCAACTGGTGA
- the cbiQ gene encoding cobalt ECF transporter T component CbiQ: MLQNTVDNIAHCNKLRNVNPKLKVIFSIITLLICVLSQSIIVPLIITILMVYLTLFRANVPKKIYLQFMGAPVGFGIITVILMAFIYNQGAPLFSIGLFGFKISASKYGVELGLLIFSRMLGGVSSTLFLTLTTPMTELFFVLKELKVPTVMLDIAMMMYRYVFVLLDEMIRTENAQKTRVGYRNLSTTYKSLGMLASNLFIRTWDRGEVLFTTMSSRCYNGDLKILGKIENPKIVYLLMCTIFWIILISISYITKDFKLLEYINSYY, encoded by the coding sequence TTGTTGCAAAATACTGTGGATAATATAGCTCATTGTAATAAATTACGAAATGTTAATCCAAAATTAAAAGTAATATTTTCAATAATTACGCTGTTAATTTGTGTATTATCCCAATCAATTATTGTTCCACTTATTATAACCATATTGATGGTTTATTTAACTTTATTCAGGGCAAATGTTCCGAAAAAAATATATTTACAATTTATGGGAGCTCCTGTTGGATTTGGAATAATCACCGTAATTCTTATGGCATTTATATATAATCAGGGAGCTCCGTTATTTTCAATAGGTTTATTTGGTTTTAAAATCTCTGCGTCTAAATATGGGGTTGAGCTTGGATTATTAATATTTAGTAGAATGCTAGGAGGAGTGTCATCAACATTATTTTTAACCTTAACAACACCCATGACAGAATTATTTTTCGTATTAAAGGAACTTAAAGTTCCAACCGTAATGCTCGATATTGCCATGATGATGTATAGGTATGTATTTGTATTATTGGATGAAATGATTAGAACTGAAAATGCTCAAAAAACAAGAGTTGGATATAGGAATTTATCAACGACATATAAATCATTGGGCATGTTGGCATCAAATTTATTTATAAGAACTTGGGATAGAGGAGAGGTCCTATTTACTACCATGAGCTCCCGATGTTATAATGGAGATTTAAAAATATTAGGAAAAATAGAAAACCCAAAAATAGTGTATTTATTAATGTGTACCATATTTTGGATAATATTAATATCAATATCATATATTACAAAAGATTTTAAACTATTGGAGTATATTAATAGTTATTATTAA
- the glnA gene encoding type I glutamate--ammonia ligase, translating to MSKIDQAVEYIVSNDVKFLRMQFVDLMGNPKNVAYPIKTDAKGLDELKDTLENGMFFDGSSIEGFVGINESDMVLKPDLSTLSVLPWRPSEKSVARVICDVYKTNGKPFEGDPRGCLKTILGKLKEEMNGSYYLGPEPEFFLVKPDPHNPHKMIPADDGGYFDLEPMDEASSVRRDIVFALEDLGYHMEASHHEVAEGQSEVNFRFEDALKTADNVITFKTTVKMIAQQHGLTATFMPKPFFGINGSGMHCNQSVWFNDEVSFYDETAPYQLSETALSYIAGILDNARALVAITNPTVNSYKRLVPGYEAPVNIAWANSNRSAIIRVPAARGKGTRVEFRAPDPTCNPYLAFTVMLAAGLDGVKKGMSAPDPVEENIFKMSEARKKELGIASVPANLSEALDELENNSILKEALGKHIFENFIELKRAEWDDFRTSVTDWETKTYLKL from the coding sequence ATGTCAAAAATCGACCAAGCAGTTGAATACATTGTTTCAAATGACGTTAAATTTTTAAGAATGCAATTTGTAGATTTAATGGGTAACCCAAAAAATGTTGCATACCCAATAAAAACAGATGCAAAAGGACTTGATGAATTAAAGGATACCTTAGAAAATGGAATGTTCTTTGACGGTTCCTCTATTGAAGGATTTGTAGGTATTAACGAATCAGATATGGTATTGAAACCAGATTTATCAACGCTATCAGTTTTGCCATGGAGACCATCAGAAAAATCCGTAGCAAGAGTTATCTGTGATGTTTATAAAACAAATGGTAAGCCATTCGAAGGAGACCCAAGAGGGTGTTTAAAAACAATTTTAGGAAAATTAAAAGAAGAAATGAACGGTTCATACTACTTAGGTCCAGAACCAGAGTTCTTTTTAGTAAAACCTGACCCACACAACCCACACAAGATGATTCCTGCTGACGATGGGGGATACTTTGACTTAGAACCTATGGATGAAGCTTCCTCAGTTAGAAGAGATATAGTATTCGCATTAGAAGATTTAGGCTACCACATGGAGGCTTCCCACCACGAAGTAGCAGAAGGACAAAGCGAAGTAAATTTCAGATTTGAAGATGCTCTTAAAACAGCAGACAATGTAATTACATTTAAAACAACTGTTAAAATGATAGCACAACAACACGGATTAACAGCAACATTCATGCCAAAACCATTCTTTGGAATAAATGGAAGCGGTATGCACTGTAATCAAAGTGTATGGTTCAATGATGAAGTATCATTCTACGATGAAACAGCACCATACCAATTAAGTGAAACTGCACTAAGCTATATAGCAGGTATATTGGACAATGCAAGAGCATTAGTAGCTATTACAAACCCAACAGTAAATTCATACAAAAGATTAGTTCCAGGATATGAAGCTCCAGTAAATATTGCATGGGCAAACTCAAACAGAAGTGCTATTATCAGAGTTCCAGCAGCAAGAGGAAAAGGAACAAGAGTTGAGTTCAGAGCTCCTGACCCAACATGTAACCCATACTTAGCATTTACAGTAATGCTCGCAGCGGGATTAGATGGAGTTAAAAAGGGAATGTCAGCTCCTGACCCAGTTGAAGAAAACATATTCAAAATGAGCGAAGCAAGGAAAAAAGAATTAGGAATTGCATCAGTTCCAGCTAATTTAAGTGAAGCTTTGGATGAATTAGAAAACAACAGCATATTAAAAGAAGCTCTTGGAAAACACATATTCGAAAACTTCATAGAATTGAAAAGAGCAGAATGGGACGATTTCAGAACCTCAGTAACAGACTGGGAAACAAAAACATACTTAAAGTTATAA
- a CDS encoding MnmC family methyltransferase: protein MLPNEIALNLINEYIVKFKNKQDFENNSLENLKEELINKLINNNMLIKTEDGTYTMISEDSQEMMHSKIGALREGVEKFVIPSNLENEELPKILDLCSGMGYNSIASLRYNKNCKIDMVEYSKETLFLSLCLDIPFKEHEIIKEVIENHLMSDENNNNNNTKNKNINIYEGDARQILIDLKKSNKKYNIVFHDGFSPQRDSVLYTVDFLKNIYELMEDGGILLSYSSSIPFRSGLIEAGFIISEGEAIGRKRGITIAYKNPKKIRSSNDSLENKKLKRISEIDERVIALSTVGAPYRDPNFNLCHEEIIKNREIERNNLKENLLKKGIYYSTRQIKLGKIPEIYLEIQKENLNSTEIIKKMRNMLQ from the coding sequence ATGCTACCAAATGAAATTGCACTAAATTTAATTAATGAATATATTGTTAAATTTAAAAATAAACAAGATTTTGAAAATAATAGTTTAGAAAATTTAAAAGAAGAATTGATAAATAAATTAATAAATAATAATATGCTGATAAAAACAGAAGATGGCACATATACGATGATATCGGAGGACAGTCAAGAGATGATGCACTCAAAAATAGGAGCTCTAAGGGAGGGAGTCGAGAAATTTGTAATTCCTTCAAATTTGGAAAACGAGGAGCTCCCTAAAATATTAGATTTATGTAGTGGTATGGGGTATAATAGCATAGCATCATTACGATATAACAAAAATTGTAAAATTGATATGGTAGAATATAGCAAAGAAACATTGTTTTTATCCCTTTGCCTCGATATCCCATTTAAAGAACATGAAATAATAAAAGAAGTCATTGAAAATCATTTAATGAGTGATGAAAATAATAACAATAATAATACAAAAAACAAAAACATAAATATCTATGAAGGAGATGCCAGACAAATATTAATTGATTTGAAAAAATCAAATAAAAAATATAATATAGTATTTCACGACGGATTTTCACCACAAAGGGATTCTGTATTATATACTGTGGATTTTTTAAAAAATATATATGAATTAATGGAAGATGGAGGTATTTTATTATCTTACTCATCATCAATACCGTTTAGAAGTGGATTAATTGAGGCAGGATTTATAATATCCGAAGGAGAGGCAATAGGGAGAAAAAGAGGCATAACAATAGCATATAAAAATCCCAAAAAAATTCGGAGCTCCAACGATTCATTAGAAAATAAAAAATTAAAAAGAATATCGGAAATTGACGAAAGAGTAATTGCACTATCTACTGTGGGAGCTCCCTACCGAGACCCAAATTTTAATTTATGCCATGAGGAAATAATAAAAAATAGAGAAATTGAAAGAAATAATTTAAAAGAAAATTTATTAAAAAAAGGAATTTATTATTCTACAAGACAGATAAAATTGGGAAAAATACCAGAAATATATTTGGAGATACAGAAAGAGAATTTAAATTCCACCGAAATAATTAAAAAAATGAGAAATATGTTACAATAA
- a CDS encoding inorganic phosphate transporter yields MAFVIGANDTANAIGTAVGAKIMPYKKLVLLFGVFVLIGCLNAYNVGNTVDTVVSGGILSSFILAGIIITIITYKKIPISTHQIIICALVGLNFKSANMELFATIVGGWILSPLLTIMVSYILFNLFEHSKLSILKRAELLKYGLIISGLLVAYNLGSNDIPTALGAISTSGYVFLMGGIAIILGALLFGKGVSETVGIKLVKLSPLGAFVAQLSAGVVVLLFTQFGMPVSTTQAIIGGVVGVGLTKGIKTVEWKTLLYIIGGWVLAPLFTILIGYTIEWIKYIK; encoded by the coding sequence GTGGCTTTTGTAATTGGGGCAAATGATACAGCAAATGCCATTGGAACTGCTGTTGGGGCAAAAATAATGCCATATAAAAAATTAGTGTTATTATTTGGGGTTTTTGTTTTAATTGGTTGCTTAAATGCCTATAATGTGGGAAATACTGTGGATACCGTTGTCTCAGGTGGCATATTATCTTCATTCATACTCGCAGGAATAATTATCACTATAATTACATATAAAAAAATACCAATATCTACTCACCAAATTATAATATGTGCATTGGTTGGCTTAAATTTTAAATCTGCAAATATGGAATTATTTGCCACAATAGTTGGTGGCTGGATATTGTCTCCATTATTAACTATAATGGTATCATATATATTATTTAATTTATTTGAACATTCAAAATTATCCATTTTAAAAAGAGCTGAATTACTAAAATATGGCCTTATAATTAGTGGATTACTTGTAGCATATAATTTAGGTTCAAATGACATTCCAACAGCTCTTGGTGCGATATCTACTAGTGGTTATGTTTTTCTCATGGGCGGTATTGCCATAATATTGGGAGCTCTGTTATTTGGAAAAGGAGTTTCTGAAACCGTCGGAATAAAGCTTGTTAAATTAAGTCCATTGGGCGCTTTTGTAGCTCAACTGTCTGCTGGTGTTGTGGTTCTTTTATTTACTCAATTTGGAATGCCGGTTTCTACAACTCAGGCAATTATTGGAGGGGTTGTTGGAGTAGGACTCACAAAAGGTATTAAAACAGTAGAATGGAAAACTTTATTATATATAATTGGAGGTTGGGTTCTTGCCCCACTATTTACAATATTAATAGGATATACTATTGAATGGATAAAATATATAAAATAA
- a CDS encoding ATP-binding cassette domain-containing protein, whose protein sequence is MDINEITIIGGYNKNGELEAVKELTVKKGEIFGVVGATGSGKSNLISDIEQLAQGDTLSKRKILINGEVPSVGMRRDPRKRRIAQLSQNMNFLADMTVEEFLLMHAKSRGVDKEGVVDEIINLANNLTGEPIKKDYNLTILSGGQSRSLMVADVAVISDSPIVLIDEIENAGIKKHEALELLAGYGKIVMVITHDPVLALMTDRRVVMKNGGMTEIIETTEEEKKVSAKLNNIDNWMLSMREKIRHGERLSLNDIVIEEL, encoded by the coding sequence ATGGACATAAATGAAATTACAATAATTGGCGGATATAATAAGAATGGAGAGTTAGAGGCAGTAAAGGAGCTAACCGTAAAAAAAGGAGAAATATTTGGTGTTGTTGGAGCCACAGGAAGTGGAAAATCAAACCTAATAAGTGATATTGAGCAATTGGCACAGGGAGATACACTTTCAAAAAGAAAAATTTTGATAAACGGGGAAGTTCCATCAGTAGGAATGAGAAGAGACCCAAGAAAAAGGAGAATTGCCCAATTATCTCAAAATATGAATTTTTTAGCAGATATGACTGTTGAAGAGTTTTTATTAATGCATGCTAAAAGTAGGGGGGTAGATAAAGAAGGGGTCGTAGATGAAATAATAAATTTGGCAAATAATTTAACTGGTGAGCCGATTAAAAAAGATTACAACCTAACTATATTAAGTGGGGGTCAGTCAAGAAGTTTGATGGTGGCAGATGTGGCCGTTATAAGTGATTCTCCTATTGTTCTTATTGATGAAATAGAAAATGCAGGAATAAAAAAGCATGAAGCATTGGAGCTCCTTGCAGGTTATGGAAAAATTGTAATGGTAATTACCCACGACCCAGTTTTAGCACTTATGACAGATAGGCGAGTTGTAATGAAAAACGGAGGAATGACTGAAATTATTGAAACAACCGAGGAAGAAAAAAAAGTATCAGCTAAATTAAACAATATAGATAACTGGATGCTGTCTATGAGGGAAAAAATAAGGCATGGAGAGAGATTAAGTTTAAACGACATAGTTATTGAGGAATTATAG
- the comA gene encoding phosphosulfolactate synthase: MKAFDFLNVPDNNGITMVMDKGLPPSYIDDYLKVCGEYITFVKFGWGTSAVQDKEIVKEKIKIYKKHNIKAYAGGTLFELCHSKGLYDEYLKECKELGFGCIEISDGSMELSKEDRKNAIRKAKQNGFIVLSEVGKKSIEEDSKLTTEDRINIINEDLRAGSDFVIMEGRESGKSIGLFDEKGNLKDKEFKKMLEYIDTNKIIFEAPNKNQQVEFILSIGSNVNLGNIAYEEVISLKTLRTGLRGDTFGKI, from the coding sequence ATGAAAGCTTTTGATTTTTTAAATGTCCCAGACAATAATGGAATAACCATGGTAATGGATAAAGGATTGCCACCTAGTTATATTGACGATTATTTAAAAGTATGTGGAGAATACATCACATTTGTAAAATTTGGCTGGGGCACTAGTGCAGTTCAAGATAAGGAAATTGTAAAGGAAAAAATAAAAATTTACAAAAAACATAATATTAAAGCCTATGCTGGAGGTACGCTGTTTGAATTGTGTCATTCAAAAGGATTGTACGACGAATATCTAAAAGAATGTAAAGAATTGGGCTTTGGATGTATAGAAATATCCGATGGTTCAATGGAATTAAGTAAAGAGGATAGGAAAAATGCCATAAGAAAGGCAAAGCAGAATGGATTTATTGTATTATCTGAAGTTGGAAAAAAATCTATTGAAGAGGATAGCAAATTAACCACCGAAGACAGAATAAATATTATAAATGAAGATTTAAGAGCTGGTTCTGATTTCGTAATTATGGAGGGACGAGAAAGTGGAAAATCAATTGGATTATTTGATGAAAAAGGAAATTTAAAAGATAAAGAATTTAAAAAAATGTTGGAATATATTGATACTAATAAAATTATTTTTGAGGCACCTAACAAAAATCAGCAGGTGGAATTTATACTGTCTATTGGCAGTAATGTAAATTTAGGAAATATTGCTTATGAAGAGGTAATTTCCCTTAAAACACTTAGAACAGGATTAAGAGGAGACACTTTTGGGAAGATATAA